The following proteins are encoded in a genomic region of Arthrobacter jiangjiafuii:
- a CDS encoding siderophore-interacting protein — protein sequence MPAVKPAQDVPRRARPLLTLEVLRRQELTPHMVRIIAGGPNFERFAGNGCADAYCKIWFSPDGAPLDGTAELEALREQFPREQWPVSRTYTIRSVDPVARELAIDFVVHGDEGLAGPWAARAVPGDPLAFTGPGGAFNPDPDAGWYLFAADESALPATAAVLEALPADAVGQVFLEVGGPEDRQPLRAPEGVTVTWLYRGGLPAGNTGLLAGAVAAAAWPDNNVQVFAHGEREAMKALRDILFTTRGLERRQVSLSGYWAAGRTEDAFQAEKRTPVGKIL from the coding sequence GTGCCCGCAGTGAAGCCTGCACAGGATGTTCCCCGGCGGGCCCGCCCGCTGCTGACCCTGGAGGTGCTGCGGCGCCAGGAGCTGACTCCCCACATGGTCCGGATCATTGCCGGCGGCCCCAACTTCGAGCGCTTTGCCGGCAATGGCTGCGCCGACGCGTACTGCAAGATCTGGTTCAGCCCCGATGGCGCCCCGCTGGACGGCACGGCCGAGCTCGAGGCCCTGCGCGAGCAGTTCCCGCGGGAGCAGTGGCCGGTCTCGCGTACCTACACCATCCGCAGCGTCGACCCGGTCGCCCGCGAGCTGGCCATCGACTTTGTGGTTCACGGCGACGAGGGCCTCGCCGGTCCCTGGGCTGCCCGGGCGGTGCCAGGTGATCCGCTGGCCTTCACCGGGCCCGGCGGCGCCTTCAATCCGGATCCGGACGCCGGCTGGTACCTTTTCGCTGCGGATGAATCGGCCCTGCCCGCCACCGCCGCCGTCCTCGAAGCACTGCCGGCCGACGCCGTCGGGCAGGTCTTCCTGGAGGTCGGCGGCCCCGAGGACCGGCAGCCGCTGCGGGCGCCGGAGGGCGTCACCGTGACCTGGCTTTACCGCGGCGGCCTTCCTGCGGGCAACACCGGGCTGCTGGCTGGTGCCGTGGCAGCCGCGGCCTGGCCCGACAACAACGTGCAGGTGTTTGCCCACGGTGAGCGCGAAGCCATGAAGGCCCTGCGCGACATCCTGTTCACGACCCGCGGGCTGGAGCGCCGGCAGGTCTCCCTCTCCGGCTACTGGGCAGCCGGCCGCACCGAGGACGCCTTCCAGGCAGAAAAAAGGACCCCGGTCGGCAAGATCCTCTAG
- a CDS encoding lipid II:glycine glycyltransferase FemX: MRDFSARLATADEIEKWDSHVLSNPGGGNVLQSASYAEVKSHHGWNPIYLVFTGQGYTTYNLAIEKSVPGLGSLWYLIKGPDVAEPAHVPQVLDALRRLIKESKRKVFAIKVEPDIVDSPEVRAQFAGAGLVKTFNLQPNDSTALLDTTPEIDQVLKNISSRGRNAVRRAIREAADVRRVEPTEENMRTMYQLMSHIEDRSAARMRSYDYYHRFWSNFVAAGQGRFYFAFEDGEPTVGAFVIAYGKKGTYKDGGSKPRRNQYGDSHLVQWTAITELKEDFGIEQYDFCGTPPSDQLKNKEHPHHGLGLFKTSFSKTVTDFVGCYDLVLDPLRYKIWNTIGERVARQIYWRRHQQPFY, translated from the coding sequence TTGCGAGACTTTAGTGCACGCCTGGCGACCGCCGACGAAATTGAAAAATGGGACAGCCACGTGCTGTCCAACCCAGGCGGCGGCAACGTGCTGCAATCCGCCTCCTACGCCGAGGTCAAGTCCCACCACGGATGGAACCCCATCTACCTGGTGTTCACGGGACAGGGCTACACGACCTACAACCTGGCCATCGAAAAGTCCGTCCCGGGACTCGGCAGCCTCTGGTACCTCATCAAGGGCCCCGACGTCGCCGAGCCCGCCCACGTGCCACAGGTCCTGGACGCGCTGCGCCGGCTGATCAAGGAATCCAAGCGCAAGGTTTTCGCCATCAAGGTGGAACCGGACATTGTCGACAGCCCCGAGGTGCGCGCGCAGTTTGCCGGCGCCGGCCTGGTCAAGACATTCAACCTGCAGCCCAATGACTCCACCGCACTGCTGGACACCACGCCGGAGATCGATCAGGTCCTGAAGAACATCTCCTCGCGCGGACGTAATGCAGTGCGCCGGGCGATCCGCGAAGCCGCCGATGTGCGCCGGGTGGAGCCCACAGAAGAGAACATGCGGACGATGTACCAGCTGATGAGCCATATCGAGGACCGGTCCGCAGCCCGGATGCGCTCCTATGACTACTACCACCGCTTTTGGTCCAACTTCGTGGCTGCCGGCCAGGGCCGCTTCTACTTCGCCTTTGAAGACGGCGAGCCCACCGTTGGCGCCTTCGTCATCGCCTACGGGAAGAAGGGCACGTACAAGGACGGCGGCTCCAAACCGCGCCGCAACCAGTACGGCGACTCGCACCTGGTGCAGTGGACGGCCATCACGGAGCTGAAGGAAGACTTCGGCATTGAACAGTACGACTTCTGCGGAACCCCTCCCAGCGACCAGCTGAAAAACAAGGAGCATCCGCACCACGGACTCGGCCTGTTCAAGACCAGCTTCTCGAAGACGGTCACCGACTTTGTGGGCTGCTATGACCTGGTCCTGGATCCGCTGCGGTACAAGATCTGGAACACCATCGGTGAACGGGTTGCCCGGCAGATTTACTGGCGCCGGCACCAGCAGCCGTTCTACTAA
- a CDS encoding LLM class flavin-dependent oxidoreductase: MAQRLELGLDTFGDVTSDADGERLPQHQVLRNVVAEAVLADEVGLDFIGIGEHHREDFAVSAPDVVLAAVAGQTSRIRLGSAVTVLSSDDPIRVFQRFSTLDALSNGRAEIILGRGSFTESFPLFGLDLAQYDELFEEKLELFTELRREVPVTWSGNTRAPLQNQRVYPPTAGGSLPAWIAVGGTPQSVVRAAHYRLPLMLAIIGGEPARFAPFVDLYKRALAQFGAPMLPVGAHSPGYVAATDEQALEEAWPHFERMQNRIGRERGWSPTTHSDYLASAGPDGALFIGSPETVATKIVRVAKELELSRFDLKYSLGTLPHELLMNCIRLYGTEVAPLVREQLA, encoded by the coding sequence ATGGCACAGCGGCTGGAACTCGGACTGGACACCTTCGGCGACGTCACCTCCGACGCGGACGGAGAACGGCTTCCGCAGCACCAGGTGCTGCGGAACGTCGTGGCCGAAGCGGTGCTGGCCGACGAGGTGGGCCTGGATTTCATCGGGATCGGCGAACACCACCGGGAGGACTTTGCAGTTTCGGCACCGGACGTGGTGCTCGCCGCGGTTGCCGGCCAGACCAGCCGGATCCGGCTGGGCTCGGCGGTGACGGTCCTGAGTTCGGATGACCCCATCCGGGTTTTCCAGCGTTTTTCCACCCTGGATGCCCTTTCCAACGGCCGGGCCGAAATCATCCTTGGCCGCGGCTCCTTCACCGAGTCCTTTCCACTGTTCGGCCTGGACCTGGCGCAGTACGACGAACTGTTCGAAGAGAAACTCGAGCTGTTTACCGAGCTGCGCCGAGAGGTGCCGGTGACGTGGAGCGGAAACACGCGGGCACCGCTGCAGAACCAGCGGGTGTATCCGCCCACCGCCGGCGGGAGTCTTCCGGCGTGGATCGCCGTCGGCGGTACACCCCAGTCCGTGGTGCGTGCCGCTCACTACCGCCTGCCGCTGATGCTGGCGATTATCGGCGGGGAGCCGGCACGGTTCGCCCCGTTCGTTGACCTGTACAAGCGTGCGCTGGCACAGTTCGGGGCTCCGATGCTTCCGGTAGGCGCCCACTCCCCCGGTTATGTTGCCGCCACGGACGAGCAGGCGCTCGAGGAGGCCTGGCCGCATTTCGAACGCATGCAGAACCGGATCGGCCGCGAGCGCGGCTGGAGCCCCACCACGCACAGCGATTACCTCGCCTCGGCCGGCCCGGACGGCGCCCTGTTTATCGGTTCTCCCGAAACCGTCGCCACCAAGATCGTCCGGGTGGCGAAGGAACTGGAGCTGAGCCGCTTTGACCTGAAATACAGCCTGGGCACCCTGCCGCATGAGCTGCTGATGAACTGCATCCGGCTCTACGGCACCGAGGTTGCACCGCTGGTCCGCGAGCAGCTCGCCTAG
- a CDS encoding WXG100 family type VII secretion target, with translation MARVSVDSEALAAKSAELRGTIDRLQAEINSMQSGLQSLSESWQGQASANFQSLVAQWRSTQARVEESLASINQALAYASTQYAETEAANTALFRH, from the coding sequence ATGGCAAGAGTTTCAGTGGACAGCGAGGCGCTGGCCGCCAAGAGCGCGGAGCTCCGCGGCACCATCGACCGGCTGCAGGCGGAGATCAACAGCATGCAGTCGGGGCTGCAGTCGCTTAGCGAATCCTGGCAGGGGCAGGCATCGGCGAACTTCCAGTCGCTGGTGGCGCAGTGGCGCAGCACCCAGGCACGGGTGGAGGAGTCGCTGGCGAGCATCAACCAGGCCCTCGCCTACGCCTCCACCCAGTACGCGGAAACCGAAGCGGCAAACACGGCCTTGTTCCGGCACTGA
- a CDS encoding uracil-DNA glycosylase yields MSSNEPTLFTLPDAPAPDPSRTEPFPFAAPAPLAGVMAADWAQALAPAAPELHRIAAGLEAERREGHQVLPAPGNILRAFARPLADVKVLLIGQDPYPTPGHAVGLSFAVDRDVRPLPRSLNNIYKELAADLGIAPSPHGDLSAWADQGVLLMNRVLTVRASSAGSHRRRGWEQITELAVRAVVGRRRPDGSPAPLVAVLWGNDARSVVPLLDGAARIESAHPSPLSASRGFFGSRPFSRTNELLRQQGAEPVDWRLDAIR; encoded by the coding sequence GTGAGTTCCAATGAGCCGACCCTCTTTACCCTGCCCGACGCCCCTGCGCCCGATCCCTCCCGGACCGAACCGTTCCCCTTCGCCGCACCGGCTCCGCTGGCCGGGGTGATGGCCGCGGACTGGGCACAGGCGCTGGCGCCGGCTGCCCCGGAGCTGCACCGGATCGCCGCCGGCCTGGAGGCCGAACGCCGGGAAGGCCATCAGGTCCTGCCCGCTCCGGGAAACATCCTGCGCGCATTCGCCCGCCCCCTCGCCGACGTCAAGGTCCTGCTGATCGGCCAGGACCCGTACCCCACCCCCGGCCATGCCGTGGGGCTGTCCTTCGCGGTGGACCGGGACGTGCGGCCACTGCCGCGGAGCCTGAACAACATTTACAAGGAACTCGCCGCCGATCTGGGCATAGCTCCCAGCCCGCACGGCGACCTCAGCGCCTGGGCGGACCAGGGCGTCCTGCTGATGAACCGCGTGCTGACCGTACGCGCTTCAAGCGCCGGGTCGCACCGCAGGCGCGGCTGGGAGCAGATCACCGAACTGGCCGTCCGCGCCGTCGTCGGCCGCCGCCGTCCGGACGGCAGTCCCGCTCCGCTGGTGGCCGTGCTGTGGGGCAACGATGCCCGGTCGGTGGTTCCGCTTTTGGACGGTGCCGCGCGGATTGAATCCGCCCATCCGAGCCCGTTGTCGGCGTCGCGCGGATTCTTCGGTTCCCGTCCGTTCAGCCGCACCAATGAGCTGCTGCGGCAGCAGGGAGCGGAGCCGGTTGACTGGCGGTTGGACGCGATACGGTAG
- a CDS encoding LytR C-terminal domain-containing protein, translating into MSKYPRDEFDKIPETSSRQGVHRERLIPSRTGGLALIITVGVLALVLGLAAYFVIPRLGIGQDAGAPPPAAESPAATESTGAEPTETETAEVSPSATPTPSASPSPTPSPTPTATVDRAQPVVVLNGSGVGGLGASISARIAGDGWTTAQVANWAGTPLQSSVIFYNGADQLPNAEALAQLLGIPSLVDSAEFSMVTVVAGPGFH; encoded by the coding sequence ATGAGCAAATATCCACGGGACGAGTTCGACAAGATTCCCGAAACATCGTCGCGCCAGGGCGTGCACCGGGAACGCCTGATTCCTTCCCGCACCGGCGGCCTGGCACTGATCATCACCGTCGGGGTGCTGGCACTGGTCCTTGGCCTCGCGGCGTACTTCGTCATTCCCCGCCTGGGAATCGGGCAGGACGCCGGCGCCCCGCCGCCGGCCGCCGAATCCCCGGCCGCCACGGAGAGCACCGGGGCCGAGCCGACTGAGACGGAAACGGCCGAAGTAAGCCCGTCCGCCACCCCCACCCCGAGTGCCTCGCCGAGCCCCACGCCGTCGCCCACCCCGACCGCCACGGTGGACCGTGCCCAGCCCGTGGTGGTCCTGAACGGCAGCGGCGTCGGCGGACTCGGAGCCAGCATCTCGGCCCGGATTGCCGGCGACGGCTGGACCACCGCACAGGTGGCCAACTGGGCCGGGACACCGCTGCAGTCATCAGTCATCTTCTACAACGGCGCAGACCAGCTGCCCAACGCCGAGGCGCTGGCACAGCTGCTCGGCATCCCCAGCCTCGTGGATTCCGCCGAATTCAGCATGGTGACCGTCGTCGCCGGTCCGGGCTTCCACTAA
- a CDS encoding DUF3263 domain-containing protein: MAETTEAFSLEGAVDPESPLGEQEQQMLALERAWWKYAGAKEQAIRELFGMSATRYYQVLNALIDTEEALAHDPMLVKRLRRLRTTRQRARTARRSGSDV; this comes from the coding sequence GTGGCAGAAACAACCGAAGCCTTCTCATTGGAGGGTGCGGTTGACCCCGAGAGTCCGCTCGGGGAACAGGAACAGCAGATGCTCGCCTTGGAGCGGGCCTGGTGGAAGTACGCCGGAGCCAAGGAACAGGCCATCCGCGAGCTGTTCGGCATGTCCGCCACCCGCTACTACCAGGTCCTGAACGCACTGATCGATACCGAGGAAGCCCTCGCGCATGACCCGATGCTGGTCAAGAGACTGCGTAGACTACGTACAACCCGTCAGCGCGCGCGTACCGCCCGTCGTTCAGGCTCTGACGTCTAG
- a CDS encoding threonine/serine exporter family protein, with protein MSPLENTSDADRQEPAQNPDPMVGLIPVIRPPEARQRPAAAGKTAPATGKTAPAAGKTAAKTPVDGAPARVPGLPRKAPKASKASKASKASKGTALPTGPAGGGLRSTRPKPPPPTTSVMQTLPKGTSGGLGSGRAAPGSDAGRGKVRPDQSAGTALPPRKPRARKTVPASHQPGSAAALRQDRSSAAARRMLRRLVQGETPPTQAMSIVERLAGSPYANPLVRSAGPDASARKTLDLALGLAETMFRYGAGALEVETAIIAVTAAFGLENIEVDITNQSVLLNYSPKDQTPITVMRVVRSWTNNYAGLGLVHQLVTDIIDGGVSRAEASNRLNEITHQPKPFPRWAVTFSAGVFAAAIVGFIGGGPLASMVAFISTFLVSLLQRLLGRWRVPDFFSTAAAGFLVTAVAMLFWSFDVPISPGIVVAGGILLLLPTGRLVSAVQDAINGFPVTASGRFLSAFLTFAALVAGIAVALVAGALLGVPRLDVTKVDGSQYPFAVTMVLLAVALATICVVEQSPMNLVLPTVLTGAAGFLVFELSEILGIGPRLTPAIAAIFIGMVARIVALRMGAPQLIVAVPAVLFLFPGLSIFRAMYGLSIGSDDVTNGAVGIFNALTVILAIAGGVVFGDNLARPMTRNLSGNDRRNRRR; from the coding sequence GTGAGTCCTTTGGAGAACACGTCCGATGCAGACCGCCAAGAGCCTGCGCAGAACCCCGACCCCATGGTGGGCCTGATTCCGGTCATCCGGCCACCGGAAGCGCGGCAGCGCCCGGCGGCCGCAGGAAAGACCGCGCCCGCCACTGGGAAGACCGCGCCCGCCGCCGGGAAGACGGCGGCCAAAACTCCGGTGGACGGTGCCCCGGCGCGCGTGCCGGGACTGCCGCGCAAAGCACCCAAGGCGTCCAAAGCGTCCAAGGCATCCAAGGCGTCCAAGGGCACTGCCCTGCCCACCGGCCCTGCCGGTGGCGGGCTGCGGAGCACCAGGCCCAAGCCGCCGCCGCCCACCACCTCGGTGATGCAGACTCTGCCCAAGGGCACCTCCGGCGGACTGGGGTCCGGACGGGCCGCCCCGGGATCTGACGCCGGCCGCGGCAAGGTGCGGCCGGATCAATCAGCGGGGACTGCATTGCCTCCCCGGAAGCCCCGCGCCCGCAAGACCGTGCCGGCCAGCCACCAGCCCGGCAGCGCCGCGGCCCTGCGGCAGGACCGCTCTTCGGCAGCGGCCCGCCGCATGCTGCGCCGCCTGGTCCAGGGGGAAACTCCGCCCACCCAGGCCATGTCCATTGTGGAACGGCTGGCCGGATCTCCGTATGCCAACCCGTTGGTGCGCAGCGCGGGACCGGACGCTTCGGCCCGGAAAACCCTGGACCTGGCCCTGGGCCTGGCCGAGACGATGTTCCGCTACGGTGCCGGCGCCCTGGAAGTGGAGACGGCCATCATCGCCGTCACTGCAGCCTTCGGCCTGGAGAACATTGAAGTGGACATCACCAACCAGTCGGTGCTGCTCAACTACTCACCCAAGGACCAGACCCCCATCACCGTGATGCGGGTGGTGCGGTCCTGGACCAACAACTACGCCGGCCTGGGGCTGGTCCACCAGCTTGTCACCGACATCATCGACGGCGGCGTCTCCCGCGCCGAAGCCTCCAACCGGCTGAACGAGATCACCCACCAGCCCAAGCCGTTTCCACGCTGGGCCGTGACCTTTTCCGCCGGCGTGTTTGCCGCCGCCATTGTAGGGTTCATCGGCGGCGGACCGCTGGCATCCATGGTCGCGTTCATCAGTACGTTCCTGGTCAGCCTGCTGCAGCGGCTGCTCGGACGCTGGCGGGTGCCGGACTTCTTCAGCACGGCAGCCGCCGGATTCCTGGTCACCGCCGTCGCGATGCTCTTCTGGTCCTTCGATGTGCCGATTTCCCCCGGGATTGTAGTGGCCGGGGGCATTCTGCTGCTCCTGCCCACCGGACGCCTGGTCTCCGCGGTACAGGATGCGATCAACGGGTTCCCGGTAACGGCGTCGGGACGTTTCCTGTCGGCGTTCCTCACGTTCGCCGCGCTGGTAGCCGGCATCGCCGTCGCCCTGGTGGCCGGCGCGCTGCTGGGGGTGCCGCGGCTCGACGTCACCAAGGTAGACGGATCCCAATATCCGTTTGCGGTCACCATGGTGCTGCTGGCCGTGGCCCTGGCCACGATCTGCGTCGTGGAGCAGTCGCCGATGAACCTGGTCCTGCCCACGGTCCTGACCGGTGCGGCGGGTTTCCTGGTGTTCGAGCTGTCCGAGATACTGGGCATCGGACCCCGGCTGACCCCGGCCATCGCGGCCATCTTCATCGGCATGGTGGCGCGCATCGTGGCCCTGCGGATGGGCGCTCCGCAGCTGATCGTTGCGGTTCCCGCGGTGCTGTTCCTGTTCCCGGGGCTGAGCATTTTCCGCGCCATGTACGGGTTGAGTATCGGCAGCGACGACGTCACCAACGGCGCGGTGGGAATCTTCAACGCACTGACCGTGATCCTGGCGATCGCTGGCGGCGTGGTGTTCGGTGACAACTTGGCCCGGCCGATGACCCGGAACCTCTCGGGCAACGACCGCCGGAACCGCCGCCGGTAA
- a CDS encoding MFS transporter, with amino-acid sequence MDADSPWAPLRRRMFLILWLANIGSNIGTWMQTVGAQWFLVESGANAALVSLVQTANLAPALLLGLIAGVLADAFNRRRLILGSNLFAAGAAGMLAIIAALGLLDPDSLLLYTFLIGCGTALSAPAWQAITPALVPRDQIRAASALSSAAVNAARAVGPALGGVLVSLLGPAFVFGLNAVSFLGTAAAVYLWRAPAEPEDPERMKEALAAGLRYIRAAPRVRRILLRTALFMVPASALYALLPVAVNAHLGLGSTGYGLLLGALGAGAVLGVILLPRVQGQVNDSVLLGFAAAVFGAGTFAAGFLPAWLLGVLLLFSGMAWIATFSILNSSMQLTLPEWVRARGLSIYLMITTGAQALGAVVWGSLATAYGYAPVLAAAGAALAAVGLSVVVLPLLPRTGRLDRSIAEAELGIEPTQEPQPDAGPVTVLIAYELAPEKAADFVKVMHEVRLSRMRTGARDWELVHSVTDPRQFREIYDVATWREYLRQEQERTTGEDRKLIGEAAGLAEEPPLTRWFLPASA; translated from the coding sequence ATGGACGCGGACTCGCCCTGGGCGCCGTTGCGGCGCAGAATGTTCCTCATCCTGTGGCTGGCTAACATCGGGTCCAACATCGGTACCTGGATGCAGACCGTGGGTGCCCAGTGGTTCCTGGTGGAAAGCGGCGCCAATGCGGCGCTGGTATCCCTGGTCCAAACGGCCAACCTCGCGCCTGCCCTGCTCCTGGGCCTCATCGCCGGGGTGCTCGCCGATGCGTTCAACCGCCGGCGGCTGATTCTGGGCTCCAACCTTTTCGCCGCCGGAGCGGCAGGCATGCTGGCCATCATCGCAGCGCTGGGGCTGCTGGACCCGGATTCGCTGCTCCTGTACACCTTCCTGATCGGATGCGGCACGGCACTGAGTGCACCGGCGTGGCAGGCCATCACCCCGGCGCTGGTTCCACGCGATCAGATCCGTGCCGCTTCGGCCCTCAGCAGCGCAGCCGTCAACGCTGCCCGCGCCGTGGGACCGGCCCTGGGCGGGGTACTCGTTTCGCTGCTGGGGCCGGCATTTGTTTTCGGGCTGAACGCGGTCTCCTTCCTTGGCACCGCAGCGGCCGTCTACCTCTGGCGGGCGCCGGCCGAACCCGAGGACCCGGAACGGATGAAGGAGGCGCTCGCCGCCGGCCTCCGGTATATCCGCGCGGCTCCACGCGTGCGCCGGATCCTGCTGCGGACCGCGCTCTTCATGGTCCCTGCCAGCGCGCTGTATGCACTGCTGCCGGTCGCCGTGAACGCTCATCTGGGCCTCGGGTCCACCGGGTATGGCCTGCTGCTGGGGGCGCTGGGCGCCGGCGCGGTTCTCGGGGTTATCCTGCTGCCCCGGGTGCAGGGGCAGGTTAATGACAGCGTGCTGCTCGGATTTGCGGCAGCGGTTTTCGGGGCCGGAACGTTTGCCGCCGGCTTCCTGCCGGCCTGGCTGCTGGGCGTGCTGCTGCTGTTCTCGGGCATGGCCTGGATTGCCACATTTTCCATCCTGAACAGTTCAATGCAGCTCACCCTGCCGGAGTGGGTGCGGGCACGCGGGCTGTCCATCTACCTCATGATCACCACCGGGGCCCAGGCCCTGGGCGCCGTCGTCTGGGGATCGCTGGCCACTGCCTACGGGTATGCCCCGGTGCTGGCGGCAGCCGGGGCGGCCCTGGCAGCGGTGGGGCTGAGCGTGGTAGTGCTGCCGCTGCTGCCGCGCACCGGCCGGCTGGACCGCAGCATTGCGGAGGCGGAGCTGGGCATCGAACCGACGCAGGAGCCGCAGCCCGATGCCGGTCCGGTGACCGTCCTGATCGCCTACGAGCTCGCTCCGGAGAAGGCAGCTGACTTCGTCAAGGTGATGCATGAGGTGCGGCTTTCCCGGATGCGCACCGGCGCCCGTGATTGGGAGCTGGTGCACTCGGTGACGGATCCCAGGCAGTTCCGCGAGATTTACGACGTCGCAACCTGGCGGGAATACCTGCGCCAGGAGCAGGAACGCACCACGGGGGAGGACCGGAAACTGATTGGAGAGGCCGCCGGCCTGGCGGAGGAGCCGCCGCTGACCCGGTGGTTCCTGCCGGCGTCGGCCTGA
- a CDS encoding cold-shock protein, translating into MAQGIVKWFNGEKGYGFITVDEAQTDVFVHWSAIQASGYRTLEEGQRVEFEIGQGQKGPQAEDVRAVQVGDQV; encoded by the coding sequence ATGGCGCAGGGGATCGTCAAATGGTTCAACGGGGAAAAAGGGTACGGGTTCATCACCGTGGATGAGGCCCAGACGGACGTTTTTGTCCACTGGTCAGCCATCCAGGCCTCCGGCTACCGCACGCTTGAAGAGGGCCAGCGGGTGGAGTTCGAAATCGGCCAGGGCCAGAAGGGTCCGCAGGCGGAAGATGTCCGGGCTGTCCAGGTAGGGGACCAGGTTTAG
- the groL gene encoding chaperonin GroEL (60 kDa chaperone family; promotes refolding of misfolded polypeptides especially under stressful conditions; forms two stacked rings of heptamers to form a barrel-shaped 14mer; ends can be capped by GroES; misfolded proteins enter the barrel where they are refolded when GroES binds), with protein sequence MAKIIAFDEEARRGLERGLNILADAVKVTLGPRGRNVVLEKKWGAPTITNDGVSIAKEIELDDPYEKIGAELVKEVAKKTDDVAGDGTTTATVLAQALVKEGLRNVAAGADPLSLKRGIEKAVEAVTAELLASAKEIETKEQIAATASISAGDQQIGDLIAEALDKVGKEGVITVEESNTFGLELELTEGMRFDKGYISGYFVTDAERQEAVLEDPYILVVNSKISNVKDLVAVLEKVMQSGKPLLIIAEDVEGEALATLVVNKIRGTFKSVAVKAPGFGDRRKAQLADIAILTGGQVIAEEVGLKLENATLDLLGKARKVVVTKDETTIVEGAGDPDEIAGRVNQIRAEIENSDSDYDREKLQERLAKLAGGVAVIKAGAATEVELKERKHRIEDAVRNAKAAVEEGIVAGGGVALIQAGLKAFANLNLEGDEATGANIVRVAIDAPLKQIAFNAGMEPGVVVDKVRGLPEGWGLNAATGEYEDLLAAGVNDPVKVTRSALQNAASIAGLFLTTEAVVADKPEKAAPAMGGGDEMGGMGGMGGF encoded by the coding sequence ATGGCCAAGATCATTGCATTTGACGAAGAGGCCCGCCGCGGCCTTGAGCGTGGATTGAACATCCTCGCCGACGCCGTGAAGGTCACCTTGGGCCCGCGTGGCCGCAACGTTGTCCTCGAGAAGAAGTGGGGCGCCCCCACGATCACCAACGACGGCGTTTCCATCGCCAAGGAGATCGAGCTCGACGATCCCTACGAAAAGATCGGCGCCGAGCTGGTCAAGGAAGTTGCCAAGAAGACTGACGATGTTGCCGGCGACGGCACCACCACGGCAACCGTCCTGGCCCAGGCCCTGGTCAAGGAAGGCCTGCGCAACGTTGCCGCCGGCGCCGACCCGCTGAGCCTGAAGCGCGGCATCGAGAAGGCTGTCGAAGCCGTCACCGCCGAGCTGCTCGCCTCCGCCAAGGAAATCGAAACCAAGGAGCAGATTGCTGCCACGGCTTCCATCTCCGCCGGTGACCAGCAGATCGGCGACCTGATCGCCGAGGCACTGGACAAGGTCGGCAAGGAAGGCGTCATCACCGTCGAGGAGTCCAACACCTTCGGCCTTGAGCTTGAGCTCACGGAAGGTATGCGCTTCGACAAGGGCTACATCTCCGGATACTTCGTCACTGACGCCGAGCGCCAGGAAGCCGTCCTCGAGGACCCGTACATCCTGGTCGTCAACTCCAAGATCTCGAACGTCAAGGATCTCGTTGCCGTCCTGGAGAAGGTCATGCAGTCCGGCAAGCCGCTGCTGATCATCGCCGAAGACGTTGAGGGCGAAGCCCTGGCCACCCTGGTCGTCAACAAGATCCGCGGCACCTTCAAGTCCGTTGCCGTCAAGGCTCCGGGCTTCGGCGACCGCCGCAAGGCACAGCTTGCAGACATCGCCATCCTCACCGGTGGCCAGGTCATCGCCGAGGAAGTCGGCCTGAAGCTGGAAAACGCCACGCTGGACCTCCTCGGCAAGGCCCGCAAGGTTGTTGTCACCAAGGACGAGACCACCATCGTGGAAGGCGCAGGCGACCCCGATGAAATCGCCGGCCGCGTCAACCAGATCCGCGCCGAGATCGAGAACTCCGATTCCGACTACGACCGCGAGAAGCTGCAGGAACGCCTGGCCAAGCTGGCCGGCGGCGTTGCAGTCATCAAGGCCGGAGCGGCAACCGAGGTGGAGCTCAAGGAGCGCAAGCACCGCATTGAGGACGCTGTCCGCAACGCGAAGGCAGCCGTTGAAGAAGGCATCGTCGCCGGTGGCGGCGTTGCACTGATCCAGGCCGGCCTGAAGGCGTTCGCCAACCTGAACCTCGAGGGTGACGAAGCCACGGGCGCCAACATCGTGCGCGTTGCCATTGACGCCCCGCTGAAGCAGATTGCCTTCAACGCCGGCATGGAGCCGGGCGTTGTTGTCGACAAGGTCCGCGGACTGCCGGAGGGCTGGGGCCTGAACGCAGCAACCGGCGAGTACGAAGACCTGCTCGCAGCCGGCGTGAACGATCCGGTAAAGGTTACCCGTTCTGCCCTGCAGAACGCGGCTTCCATCGCCGGCCTGTTCCTCACGACCGAAGCAGTTGTCGCCGACAAGCCTGAGAAGGCAGCACCGGCTATGGGCGGCGGCGACGAAATGGGCGGCATGGGCGGTATGGGCGGCTTCTAG